The nucleotide sequence TAAATGAGCGAAATATTATTCGTTCAACAAGACAAGAGTATTCAGCAGCTAATGGTACACAACCAGAGCGGTTAGCTCCTTTATTATTTGCAGGAATACTTTTAGAAGGAGGAATTATTTCTTATGATTCCAATATTGTTACAGGAGGATTAGGAGCGCGTTACTTTGGCGTTGGAGGTTCTACACAATATAGACAAGATCGTGTTACGGTATATTTAAGAGCGGTATCTACATCTACTGGAGAAATATTAAAAACAGTTTATGTTTCAAAAACAATTTTATCACAAGCTTTAGATGCTAGCTTTTTCAGATTTGTCAATTTTCAAAGATTATTAGAAGTCGAAACAGGGTTTACTCGTAATGAACCTGTACAATTAGCAGTAACTGAAGCGATAGAGAAATCTGTACGTTCTTTAATTATAGAAGGTATTAAAGATGGTATATGGACAAATAGAAAAGAAGATCAGGTTGAAGTTAATCGATTAATAACAGATTACAATTTAGAAACTGTTGATGCTGCTGACACAAAACTTTACGATAGATTATATAAAGAAAGAAGAGGTGAAACAGCTATTAATGTTGCCTTAGGAGCGAGTTTGATAGATGGTGATTTAGGAAGCCCTAGACCAGAAATTTTTGGAAGAATTGGATACAAAAAATTTGTAAACCCATTTATTAATATTAATGGATCATTAAACCAATTTAATTTAGAAAATGAAGGTACGTTTAAACAGGATTTTACATCTGTGGATTTTAATGCTGAATATACAGTATTACCTTTTGATCAATTAACACCATTTATATATGCAGGTTTTGGAGCTAATTTTGCTAACTCGTTTTCTAAAATAGACCCTAAAATTCAATATGGATTAGGGTTAGAGTATCTAATTACTGAAGGATTAGGTATTAATCTTTTTGCAGAACAAAATATTGTATTTAGTGATGAGCTAGATAATGTAATTAGTGGTAAAAGAGATGATTATTATTATAGATTTGGTTTAGGCCTTAACATTTATTTAAACCCACCAAAAACTAGTCGAAAAACAGAAAGCTTAAGAGCTAAAAAAGAGAGAAGAGAGCGAAGATTACTCAGAGATGAAAATATAAAAAACTCCAGAGAGAAGCGAAAAATTTTAAAATCGAATTTAACGGAATCTGATAAAACACAATCAGAAGAAGGAGTGGAAAAGAAAAATAATAATAAATAAACGCATAAGTATGTCTAAATATTTAAAATATATATTCTTAGCTACAATTATAATTACATTTAATAATTGTAGTGAAGATCCAATTGAAAATATTGCAACGGGAACACTCACAGGTATAGTCGTTATGAATGGTTCTAATGAACCAATAGAAAATGTTAGAATTTCTACTAACCCGAGTACAAGTACGGTATTTACTGATGAAAATGGAGAATTTACTATAGAAGATGTCCCTGTGGATCAATATGCAGTACAAGCAGAATTAGAAGGGTTTTTAACTAGTTTTGAAGGTGCAACAATTACTGGAGGAACATCTACTAATGTAGTTTTTGATTTAAGAACTGATGATTCAAATAATAGACCACCTACAACACCAATATTAATAACTCCTGCCGATAATGCTGTTGATGTTCCATTAGAAACACAATTTAATTGGAGTGCTAGTGACCCTGATGATGATGATATTACTTTTAATATAGAAATAAGAAATGATATAGACGAGGAGATATTAGCATTTAGCACAGTTAACGACACATTTGTAGATGTTACAGGACTTAGATTTGGAGTAAAATATTTTTGGCAAGTAGAAGCTTCTGATGATGTAAATGATGATGAGATACAGAGTGAGATAAGTGCTTTTGAAACCATTGCAGCACCACAAAACAGGTTTTTATTTGTGAGAAATATAAATGGTAATAATGTTATTTTTTCGGCTGACGATGCTGGGAATGAATTGCAATTAACAGCTTCAACTACCAATAGTTTTAGACCTAGGCGAAACAATGCAGCAAATAGAGTTGCGTTTTTATCAAATAGTGGCGCTCAGACACATATCTTCACAATGGACCTTAATGGAGAGAATATACAACAAGTTACGTCTGCAGTTCAGGTAAATGGATTTAATTTGGATGAAGTTGATTTTGTATGGACAGAAAATGGAGGAAGATTATTATATTCTAATTTTGATCGTTTATATTCTATAAATGCAGATGGAACAAATTTGCAACAAATATATCAAACTACAGATGGAAGTTTTATTTCGGAAGTAGCTATAAGTGCAGATGAAAGTATTATTGTTTTAAAAACAAATGATGTTGATGGGTATAACGTTTCTATATTTACAATAAATAATTCAGGAACTATATTAGATACTGTTTTATCAGGAGTTTTAGGAGCAGCCGGTGGGTTAGATATTTCTTTTGATAATCAAAGTATATTATACTGGAGAGACATGTCTGGTAACGAAAACCCTAGTTTTAGACAGTTAGATTCAAGAGTGTTTATTTATGATGTAGCTACTGGAACGCCTACTGACTTATCTGCTCAAAAAACAGCTGGAACAAATGATTTTGATTGTCGTTTTGCACCTAATGAAGCTAGTGTAATTTTAACAAATACCTCTAATGATGGTATATCTCAAAAAGATGTTATTACTATTGAGATTGCTAATTTAGGAACCAGACCAGTATTATTTATGGATGCAGAGATGCCAGATTTTGAATAAATAATAATAACTTATTATAAAAAAGCGCACAATTAATATGATGCGCTTTTTTTATACCATCAATTTAGAAATAAGTATTTATTAAAGTACTTTTGCAAAATAGTATTTATAAAACAAGTTCTATGAGTCAAGAAGTGAGTAAACGATATGCACAACGCGGAGTATCTGCATCAAAAGAAGATGTGCATAATGCGATTAAAAATATAGATAAAGGGCTTTTTCCTAAAGCTTTTTGCAAGATTGTACCAGATTACCTTACTCATAGTGATGATCATTGTTTAATAATGCATGCCGATGGAGCTGGTACAAAAAGTGCTTTAGCATATATGTATTGGAAAGAAACAGGAGATGTGTCAGTATGGAAAGGGATTGCTCAGGATGCTTTAATAATGAATATTGATGACCTTTTGTGTGTTGGAGCTACAGACGATATAATGTTGTCATCAACCATAGGGAGGAATAAAAACTTAATTACTGGAGACGTACTTTCTGCTATTATAAATGGTACTGAAGAATTAATTGAAGAATTAAAAAACTTTGGAGTGACTATACATTCTACAGGAGGTGAAACAGCAGATGTTGGTGATTTGGTACGTACGATTATTGTAGATTCTACGGTTACGGCACGTATGAAGCGTACTGATGTTATTGACAACTCTAATATTAAATCAGGAGATGTCATTGTAGGTTTAGCTTCTTTTGGACAAGCAACCTATGAGAAGTCTTATAACGGAGGTATGGGTAGTAATGGTTTAACTTCTGCTAGACACGATGTATTTCACAACTATTTAGCGACTAAGTATCCCGAAAGTTTTGATGCAGCTGTACCAGAAGATTTAGTGTACTCTGGAAATACAAAACTTACTGATGAAGTTGCAAATTCACCAATAGATGCTGGGCAGTTAGTGTTATCGCCAACACGTACTTATGCGCCTATTATAAAAGCAATTCTTTCAAAATACAAAAGTAATACTGTACATGGTATGATCCATTGTAGTGGAGGAGCTCAAACTAAAATCCTTCATTTTGTAGACAAGCTTCATATTATAAAAAATAATATGTTTGATATACCTCCATTATTTAAATTAATACAAGAACAATCTAAAACAGATTGGAAAGAAATGTACCAAGTTTTTAATTGCGGACATCGTATGGAATTATATGTGTCACCTGAAATTGCTGAAGACATTATAAATATTTCAAAATCTTTTAATGTAGATGCTCAAATTATAGGGCGTGTTGAAGCTAGTGATTCAAAAAAACTAACGATAACAAGTGAATTTGGCACTTTTGAATATTAAAATTACTTTCCCTTAAAGGCGTCAGGAAATCCATAAATATTAAAATCCCATAGCAGAGGTAATAAAAAATATGCTGCTAAAGTGAGTATTATAATAGAAATAATATTCATCCAAATACCAGTGCGTATCATATCAGGAATTTTTAAGTATCCCGAACCAAAAACAACAGCATTAGGTGGTGTTGCTACAGGTAACATAAAAGCGCAAGATGCAGCAATGGTAATACCAACCATTAAAGTATATGGGTGAAGATCTAACACAAAAGCAATAGGAGCGATAACAGGAAGTAACATTGCTGTAGTTGCAAGGTTAGATGTGATCTCTGTTAAAAAATTAACTGCAAAAATGAGTAGCAGTAATAATGCGAATAGAGGTAGCGCTTCTGCTAAAGAAATTTGAGATCCTATCCATAAAGCAAGCCCGCTAGATTTAAATCCTTCTGCTAGTGCTAAACCACCTCCAAATAGTAAAAGAATTCCCCAAGGTAATTTTACAGCACTTTCCCAATCTATAATACGTTTCTCTTTTTGAGATTTGGCTGGCAACAAAAATAAAGCGGTGGCGCTTATTAAAGCAATTATAGTATCATCAATGGCAGGGATTAAAGGTTTTAATAAAAACGAACGAGTAATCCACAAAAATGCAGTAATTATAAACACAATAAGCACTGTTTTTTCTTCGTAACTAATATGCCCTAATTGATTAATTTGTTTTTTGATCTCTGCCTTTCCTCCAGGGAATTCTTTTTGTTTAAATGTAAAAGCAACTTTAGTTAAATAATTCCAACAAATAATTAATAAGAAAACAGAAATAGGTAGCCCAAAAATTATCCATTTTGAAAACGTGAGTTCAATATCATAAAGATCATTTAAAATACCTGCTAAAATAAGATT is from Flavobacteriaceae bacterium and encodes:
- a CDS encoding phosphoribosylformylglycinamidine cyclo-ligase, with amino-acid sequence MSQEVSKRYAQRGVSASKEDVHNAIKNIDKGLFPKAFCKIVPDYLTHSDDHCLIMHADGAGTKSALAYMYWKETGDVSVWKGIAQDALIMNIDDLLCVGATDDIMLSSTIGRNKNLITGDVLSAIINGTEELIEELKNFGVTIHSTGGETADVGDLVRTIIVDSTVTARMKRTDVIDNSNIKSGDVIVGLASFGQATYEKSYNGGMGSNGLTSARHDVFHNYLATKYPESFDAAVPEDLVYSGNTKLTDEVANSPIDAGQLVLSPTRTYAPIIKAILSKYKSNTVHGMIHCSGGAQTKILHFVDKLHIIKNNMFDIPPLFKLIQEQSKTDWKEMYQVFNCGHRMELYVSPEIAEDIINISKSFNVDAQIIGRVEASDSKKLTITSEFGTFEY
- a CDS encoding DASS family sodium-coupled anion symporter is translated as MPQSIIKKIGFLLGPIFFTLTLLYIHPEGLSKEANAVLATTLWVAAWWILEVIPIAVTAMLPIILFPLTGALELSQTTASFGHKYVFLYVGGFILAIAIEKWNLHKRIALNIISIIGTSVSRIILGFMVATAFLSMWISNTATSVMMLPIGMAIISQLKDNPDTIENENNIFGKALMLGIAYSASIGGIATLIGTPPNLILAGILNDLYDIELTFSKWIIFGLPISVFLLIICWNYLTKVAFTFKQKEFPGGKAEIKKQINQLGHISYEEKTVLIVFIITAFLWITRSFLLKPLIPAIDDTIIALISATALFLLPAKSQKEKRIIDWESAVKLPWGILLLFGGGLALAEGFKSSGLALWIGSQISLAEALPLFALLLLLIFAVNFLTEITSNLATTAMLLPVIAPIAFVLDLHPYTLMVGITIAASCAFMLPVATPPNAVVFGSGYLKIPDMIRTGIWMNIISIIILTLAAYFLLPLLWDFNIYGFPDAFKGK